From one Triticum aestivum cultivar Chinese Spring chromosome 4B, IWGSC CS RefSeq v2.1, whole genome shotgun sequence genomic stretch:
- the LOC123093519 gene encoding ubiquitin-conjugating enzyme E2 4, with the protein MSSPSKRREMDLMKLMMSDYKVETVNDGMQEFLVEFRGPQESLYQGGVWKVRVELPDAYPYRSPSIGFVNKIYHPNVDELSGSVCLDVINQTWSPMFDLVNVFEVFLPQLLLYPNPSDPLNGEAAALLMRDRPAYEQKVKEFCEKYAKPEDAGIAPEDNSSDEELSEEDDDDSGDDEPILGHADP; encoded by the exons ATGTCGTCTCCGAGCAAGCGCCGGGAGATGGACCTCATGAAGCT GATGATGAGCGACTACAAGGTCGAGACGGTGAACGACGGGATGCAGGAGTTCCTCGTCGAATTCCGCGGGCCTCAAGAAA GTCTCTACCAGGGAGGTGTATGGAAGGTTCGGGTAGAACTGCCCGATGCGTATCCTTACAGGTCCCCCTCGATTGGTTTCGTTAACAAGATATATCACCCGAATGTCGACGAACT GTCTGGCTCCGTCTGCTTGGACGTCATTAACCAGACGTGGAGCCCAATGTTTG ATCTTGTCAATGTGTTTGAAGTCTTCCTTCCACAACTTTTATTATATCCAAATCCTTCTGATCCATTGAACGGAGAAGCTGCTGCACTCTTGATGCGTGATCGCCCTGCTTATGAGCAAAAAGTGAAAG AATTCTGCGAGAAATATGCCAAGCCAGAGGATGCGGGTATAGCCCCAGAAGATAATTCGAGCGACGAAGAGCTGAGCGAAGAAGACGACGATGACTCCGGTGACGATGAGCCCATACTGGGCCATGCAGACCCCTAG
- the LOC123089359 gene encoding uncharacterized protein, which translates to MARPGTLVLVAGAVLLLLLCGAAMGAKRAAIPDDLRDVVDDEEDEDWRRWGAGSGTRDVPDRPPPDLSRMDPAALREEILRGHGGPSLGFVKLRPGVRRSREEVAGIATRWSNVLRTGSVAAKFVAVDFGTLMFTMERGRDMRELKEFILGQPEAYEFKVGDQFFRRPGDPPLDQVIQMLRKQTKKEDEL; encoded by the exons ATGGCGCGGCCGGGCACActcgtcctcgtcgccggcgccgtcctGCTCCTCCTCCTGTGCGGCGCGGCGATGGGGGCGAAGCGGGCGGCGATCCCGGACGACCTCCGCGACGTGgtggacgacgaggaggacgaggactgGCGGCGTTGGGGCGCCGGCTCCGGGACGCGGGACGTCCCCGATCGGCCGCCGCCGGACCTGTCGCGGATGGACCCCGCCGCGCTCCGGGAGGAGATCCTCCGCGGCCACGGCGGGCCCTCGCTCGGCTTCGTGAAGCTCCGCCCCGGCGTCCGGCGgtcgagggaggaggtggcggggaTCGCGACGCGGTGGAGCAACGTGCTGCGGACCGGGTCGGTGGCGGCCAAGTTCGTGGCCGTGGACTTCGGCACGCTCATGTTCACCATGGAGAGAGGGCGAGACATGCGCGAG TTGAAGGAGTTCATTCTAGGGCAGCCTGAGGCGTACGAGTTCAAGGTCGGGGACCAGTTTTTCCGGAGGCCCGGAGACCCACCCCTGGACCAAGTTATCCAAATGCTACGGAAACAGACGAAGAAGGAAGATGAACTGTAG